The window CCTGGCTTACTGAGGTCATTGCTGTACTTGTCACTGACTCTCCATATTCAAAGATCATACACTTCAGAAGGATTTTGGTATGCAGCTGCGGATTGCCCTTGTCCTGGATGATAACTGAGAGCTCCCATTCTGTGTAGGAAACAGAGTCCATGCTCACATTGGTATGGATGTCACATGACCGTGGATCAATTAGAAAGATATTCTCCTCATTACCTGCTACTATGGAACAGCTGAGTTCAGCATTCACACCAGAGTCTCTGTCAATTGCTCTTATTCTGGTGACATGAAAGCCACTTTCAGCCCCTTTGGGGATGGAGATTTCTGCAGTATTATTGCGCAATGCAGGCCCTATGACAACAGGGACGTTGTCATTTTCATCAATGATGGTGAGCACAACTGTGGTATTGCTTACAAGTTGCTTTGGACTTCCTCCATCTCTTGCTTCGACCACAAAACTTATCTGACTCACTTCTTCATGATCAAAGATTCTGAGGGCATAGATGCCTCCATTAGATGGGTCAATGGTCACATATGTAGTTATGGAATTTCCCAGGATAAAACTCTCCAAAATAGTGTATGTAACTTGCCCATTTTCTCCAAGATCAGGATCGGTGGCTGTAACGGTGGTGATAAATGCCCCTGGCGAGTTATTCTCTGAGATTGCTAATTCATATCGACTTCTCTGAAAGCGAGGTGGATTGTCATTAATATCACTGATTTgaacaataaaatgttttattgtagAGAGACTGGGTGTCCCCTTGTCCTCCGCAATTACAGTCAAACTGTATTCAGATCTCTTTTCTCTATCCAGTGTGGCATTCGTCAAGATTATGTAGTTGTTTTCATAACTCTGTTGAAGTTTAAAGTGACCATGTCCACGGAGTTTACAAACTACTTCTCCATTCAGCCCAGAATCCTTGTCCTGAACCCTGACCAAAGCAACAAATGAATCAACAGGATCCCCTTCAataatataacatatttcttcttttccaggggACATGAGATTTATGTTAATTTCAGGTTTATTATCATTAACATCCACAACCTTAATTATAATCTTGCAGTGAGCTGGGATTGAATTAGGACCCAAATCTTGAGCCTGGACATCAATCTCATAAGATTTGGTGATTTCATAATCCACTTGCTTGAAAAGAGTCAAATGTCCTCTCTCTGAGTCAATTTTAAAAGTCTCTATAATTTTGGGAGACACATGACTGCTGAAGGAATATACAATTTTCCCATTGGCGCCCTCATCTGGATCAGTGGCATTCAGGTCTAGGAGCAAAGTTCCAACGGGAGAGTTTTCTAAGAGTTGTATTATATAAGACTGCTGCTCAAAAGCAGGGCTGTTGTCATTGGAGTCAGAAATGCTTATTTTTAGTATGGAGGAGCCAGACCTCTGAGGCACCCCCATGTCTGAGGCAGTGAGCTGGAGCTCATAGCTTGACTTCAGCTCCCGATCCAGCTCTCTGACCACTATGAGTTCTGCATACTTGGCGCCATCAGTCCTGGTCCGGACCTCGATACTGAAAAAATCATTGGCAGAGAGAGAGTAGGTGTGGAGGGAATTCTCCCCAACATCTGGATCAAAGGCACTGTCCAGAGGGATACGTGTCCCAACCGCTGCACTCTCTGATATCTCGATAGGAATGAGAGATCTCGAAAACTGGGGGGCATTGTCATTAATATCCAGCACTTCAACTTCAATATGGAAGAGCTGCAGATGCTCCGTGGGTAGAGTGATCACATCAAACTCAATGGAACAGTTCAAGTTTTTCTGGCATAGTTGTTCCCGGTCAATTTTCGCCCCTATGCTGATTTCCCCATTATCCTCATTGACTACCAGGAGAGGAGAATTGCCCCTCTGCATGGCTCGAAATCGCACCGTAGAAGGGTACGGTAGCTTCACTAACACATCAGCCACGTCCTCTGATAGTCTTGCAATTACTGATCCAACCCTCTGCTCCTCATATATCCTGTATTTCAAATTCTTGCCCAACACACCAGAGTCGAAAGACACCATCAGGGCGGCAAAAACCAATCTAAAGTGCATTTTAGCATTCATCTGGCACCTCGGTCTGTTGAGGAGGCTCCTCTCACAAAAGCGAGTTGCAACGGCAAAGCAATTTCCCCCAACTTCCTTTGGCAACTTAAAAGCTAAGCTACCTTTGGTACTTGAAACTTGCAAGAGGCTCTTAATAACACAGCAGCAATTCACAGCTCGCAAACTTTTGTTTTATACACACCGTGTCGCGACTTCCAGATGCCGTCGGCATGGAGTCCAGCCCTCGCCTCGGCCGGGCTGTGGGTCCGCTCTGCAGGCAGAAGGCGAGTGTCACCTCCGCGGTCCTCCCTGCGTGTCGCCGGCATCCATCCAGGGCAGGGAGCCGGCGGGGTCTGCGGCGGAGCCTCCCCGCGCgatccttcctcccttcccctgcgCGGCTGCAGACTAAACACCCGTGATTGCTGACTCGGGTCTAAAATCTGTACAACTTCACTTCAACTCAGACAAAGCGCTTTTGCCCGGCGAGTGTTGAACCGCTTCCAGCCAATCAGCGTGCTTCCAAATCAAAAGCTGATGGAGTCTCCAAAGTGAGGGCGGGCGACGGAGAAGGGTGGGAGCGGGAGGAGGACCCGGAGGAGGACCCGCAGGAGGAAGGCGGGGGCTGGGGGCGCGGGAGCCAGCCGAGGGTGGGAAGCAGCTCCTCCGgcgcctccctcccctcccctccccgctccctcctcccttccatcTCCTGCATTCACTTTCTCTGAGCGTGCCACGACAAAGGGGAGACAAATTacagatggaaaagaaaaaaaagaaaaaaaaaacaactttaaatcaACTTCTGGTCGCCTGTGTTTATACGGCATTTAAAACTGTTCTGGTTTTCTTAATTGCCCTTTCTACTTCCACAAACATGTAATCATCTTGCTTTTCATAGTCTTTAAGTACTGGTTTAACTTAAAATACCACTAAGTGCATTTTGTCGGTGGAGggatttaataaaatttgaaaacttgCTTCTAATTAGACTTCTCAGCCCGcctcctgcccccgccccctcGTAAATACTTGGGGCTTTCTCCTTCCCTGAGCCCAAGCGGATTTTCTTGGGGCTGTGCTTTCAAGAACAGAGCCAGCGAGAATGTTTCATTCTCTGTTTTCCTCTCATCTTTAGCTTTTGACGACAAGAAAAAGGTTATGTTTTTACTCTCGATTTTTTATAATGAGCTAGGTTTAAAAGAACACCTTAGGATTTCAAACTAATGAACCATATACTCCTTTCTACCTTACATCACTTCTTTCCCTGAGTTTGGGCAAAACTGGCTatgatatttctttgtcttgtactTCAAGCAAAAAAAATCCTGTTTACCTTAGGTAAAAGACATTTCATGCTTTAGCATGCCAATTTTCACCAAAAagtactacacacacacacacacacacacacacacacacacacacacacacagtgggtcTTCACAATGAATACTGGGGGACACAAACTCAATACTGCACGagtcaatttttttatataatgtatgTATTATTTAGGAAAAACACTTTTCagctatgtatttttttaaaaaacccaaagctTGTTTACATTAAAGAATAAACTGCCTGAGCTGAAAATTGCATTTTGTGTGCATCAAAATGCTAGCAAGCTATCGGGGAGGCTGGGCTCTCTCCAGGTCACAGAAACTGATATGGTattcttatttgaaaatatgattaTTTATGATGTTCTTTCTACTCTGCAATTCCTTTTAAGTTTATCATCGTGGCTGTATTCTtgctgggttatttttttttttatatctcttgCATTATTCCTCAGCTGTCTTCCTCCACTTGCATATTTACTATTTCCCATAATCTTGCTGTCactttttaccatttattttctcccaCTCTCTATTTTGCCCCCcagaaacatatttaaaaagtaattttctgatttttccactTTGCTAACTCTCAGCATAGCTCAACTAAAGTCACTGAGAAGGTTCTTTccaaaaaagaaagcagagtcGTCTCAGCATGAACTCTCCTTCTTCTTAGGCATTCAAAGGCATTTTATAAGCCattgtctttttccccctccagAAACCAGTGCTGTGTGGCAAATTGTGTAGAATAGAAATGCCTATAATGAATGCATTTAGTACTGGGTCATGCCAATGAACATTCTGCCCCCATGGATAATACTGTTTTACACGTTTGTAGCCCTTTCAAATGGCTGATCCCCAAACCCTATAGGCAAACTAGGAAAACTACCACAGCAACTAGGACTTCAGAACCCTGAAACCATCTGGCCTAGATATCTCTAACAATCTGAgccaataattatatcaattcaGGCTTTAGTAAACCTTTTTGCAAACACCAAAAGAGCAAAGACAGGTTTAGAGACTATTCAAAGTTGGGGTGAGAATTAAAGGTAATCTAATTTCATTAGTTCTAGGTGAGTTCTGTGGGTTTAATAAGTCTATCACCTCCCCCAAAAATGAACCTGATTTTGATTACCTTAATGCAGACAACATTTTTCCTAATgcttaaaaagtagaaatattttttaaaaccttttatttcTGACAGTGAGCTTGAACAGAATTAATCAATATGAAAGAGTTCCAAGTAACttgctgaaatatttaaaataggttGTAAATTAATACATATATCCATAAAGAATGTTTTTCTCTGGGTAAGTCTTTGAAGAGCTTGGAATCTTTTGATGGAGGATGGTATTTTTCACTTACGATAGAATCCTCATCAAATATCATTTCATGTGCATCTTGCCAATCTCTCCGGGAGAAATAACACATGCCTACTTGATAGTATTGTGCTTCTGACTTATCCTGAGCATATATGACAGTACTCTTGTTCTTCAACCTTGTTTTCAAAAAGCATAGAGTAGAAAATAACTCTTTCCTCTGCAGTTTTGATTAGTTGCAGCTATTCAAAATATCCTTATTTGGTAGccctgaaaagaaaattaaaacaaacaaacaaaaaacttctccTTCATATAATTTGCTATTTTGTGAAAGGGCTTCTATTAGGGGAGAAAGGCCGATATACTCCTGTAGGTTGTCATCTAATAGTGATTTCATTGAACTTTCTCCTTCTTCTAGAATTTTACAAAGTTTGAAAGAAAGGGTAGACCCTCTCAAACAGCTTCTCAAATACCCAGGGAAGAAGAATTGAATCAATGTTCCTTGAAGCTCATCCACCAATGATATGGAGATAGTTCTACCCCAGGAGAACTGTGACATTCCAGGTGCAATTAGGCACCAGAACAAAGTTCTCCTTAGCCCCTGGAAGGGAATCTTGAAAAATCTTAGCTACTTtcatcctttttattattatttttaaatccacaGAGCTCCTTTTACTACTTTAGCTTAAATTGGTTGGCAATTGGTAAACCTAGAGACGAGATATACCAGCTGGCATTTGCAATATATCCTGTCACCTCTAGTAACACTTTTCTTATGCCATTTGTTTTGATTaatcctgtttttaaaaaaaatgaatctttatATTTCCAAATCTTCAATGTCTTTATTTCTactgaagaggaaggaaaatgTAAGACACAATTGCCAAGTGCAAATGTTTCTCCAAGATGTAAAGaagggtggttttgtttgtttgagtttGTTTGATAGtggaattcaaaattaaagtcactaaaattttttttaaaacaattgtgtgttttgttttaaaatttctaattactAATTTGTATATCATTAGAGCATATGAAATACGAAAACAGGCAGAAGAATAAATATTCACATCCATTTGACCATATCATATCTTCCCGATCATCAAAAGAATAGTATGAGATGCCACAGTCTTCTTGTAAACTAACATCACATTGCAACCTGTAACCATTCCTCATAGTATTTGTTGTGAAATGGCCTGTTGGGGAACTCATGGTCCTACTTGACACCATGTGTCTGTAACAAGTCTAAATAATCGCAATGTGTCTTGGAAAATTATGTACAACAGCCAAAGTTTTACCAGAAAAAGGTTGGTACAGTTAAGAAATACCAGCACACCAGAACTGTTTAAGACAAAAAGTTTGACTTTTTATATGAGCTAACACACATGTGAGTGCAGGTACCACCTGGTGTTAGCTGTGGAATCCTGGATAAGTCAAGTTCTCCAAGTCTGTCTGGTCCTCTGGGAATAGTAACTCAGAAATGATATGGGTTTAGTTCCTGACAACCACAATAATGTGACTATCACAAAAAAGCAAGTCACATAAGTGTTGTGGTTTCCCAGCacatataaaagttatatttacactGTACTGTAGATTATTGTGTGTGGTAGAGTATTATGTCTAAAAAGATGTATataccataattaaaaataatttctttgtaaaaaatgctaaccattatCTGAGCCTGTTGGAAGAAATGGTTCTGATAGTCTTGTGTGACACAGGGTTGCCACACACCTtcaatgtgttttaaaaaaaaaggaatatctgTAAAGTGCAATAAAGTGTAATGAAATGAAGTTTCCCTTTAATTGGGAGCATTCCACAAAAGCTGGCCCAGGGTTCGTTTCCTTTCCTTGTTCTCtgtgcatctctttctccctaccATCCactgaaggaaggaaaaagtgaAGTATATTCACCATCCTTTTTGCTTTTCAAACTCTTGGTTTAGATGCTTATATAATTATATGCTGGGAAGATGAAACTTTCCCCAGTTTTGATTTATGAAGGTCACCTTTGAAACATAATCGACAAAACGAACAACACTGATCTATAATGATACTGAAAACATGCTGGTTCgctaaagaaaatttgaaaagattGATCAGCTCTACTTAAGTATACCTCTAGACTCTAAACCATGGGAACACATTTAATAAGACAGTTAAAGGAAGTCTATACCAAgtgctttattttctcttatatatTGTGTTAGATACACATCTGGTATTTGCCTGTTCTCAAATGCTGtgagataaattttttttcataccaTGTCACACTATATTGGGAAGACAAAAAGATGTAATTTGATATGATATATTGGCAATGACAAGAAGAGATAAAACTTATCAAgtaagattttcattttaaaaaagcactATGAGACCTTTTATATCAATCATATTACACGTTTTTATGTTCTCCCTGTGTTCCATTTCCTAATCTATTCAtgaatataataatgaaaaatcacTGAACAATACAAACCCTTTCTTAGAACAACATTATCAACATAAGGTCAATGGTTGGGAAATGAGAATGGATTCTAAATTATCCTTAGATTTTTAGGATAGAAGTAGATGTTAGTAGAATTTTGGTCAAAATGAAATGGCTTATATTTCCCCAGGGGGGGAACACAGCTGGATGGGCAGATGCCAGGAGGTGGTATCACTGGGGTCCAGGAGAGTTGGAATCCATGAAATACAGTGATGGGTGCTAGGTTCATTCTGTCTGAATGGGAAATCAGTACCTGGGATGTCCTGCCAAAAGTAGGACACCAAGTTCCAGCCAGTGACTTTGGCTCTAGCAACAGGCAATCAACTGAGACTCCATGTAGGGTATGCATGGGAGCTGCTGTGCATTTTAGGACTTCAAGCCTTTTGATCCAGTAGCTTATGGAATTGGAGGTTATAATGGAAAGACTAAGGCAGGCACCTAAGATCTAACATTCTGAAAATGAGCACATACTGGGCGCCTACTCTAAAGTTCAACTGGATCAAAGGTTGTTCTCGGTCCTAATAATCATCTGAACCAGTATAgtcatttaaattccttttccTTGGGGCAGTGTCTTGATACAGAAAACTGGGTCTATAAATTGTGTTCTCAAATTTTGCTGCTGAGTAGATCTGAGAGACTTACAGGAGTGGTATGGCCTCAAGTGAGTTGAGTCTGAGTTCTTACCTTAAAAGCATTGCTACACAGTGTATGGTCCATAGAACAGCAGGGTGGGCAGGATCtggaagcttgttagaaatgtaggCTCTCAGATAGCACTGCAGACATGCTCCAGTAGACtccttattttaataatatcctTGGCTGACTCCTACGCACATAAAGTTTGAGAGACATTACTATGAAAAGTAATCTAATTGACTCTATAGTGATAGAAATCCTAACACGATGGGACTCACGTCTTATATGCTGTGAGATCTGGCTTCTTGGGGCAGTTTAGACAATTGGCATATGGTGAAGATTATCATAGAAAGGGCCAAGGTTTAGATACGATTCATTCAAGTATATAAGTAGAAGCAATATAAGAAAGTGAAAGGAAATGAACCTTCTCTCTATGTAGGAGATGACTCTGCACCAGTATAAAGGGCAGTTAACTGAAGAGCAAGGATTAATTGGAAACAGGAGATCTAGGAGTGTGTTGGCCATGGAGAGACACTGGCCTGGGTTACTCAAGTGCATATGCGCAGGATTCTTGAAGGAATGCCTGCATGAACAAGATGTActttgtgattgataagctctgagactgactactcttgtgtccttgttcatgaaaaacaaaaacaaaaacaaaaaaacagtagacATGCAGGGTGAAACAGATGgaaaaaaggcttgtgtaacttCCTAGTTTTAATTGCTGAGCTATggtttttggaactcaataaatatgcagaggtGCTGTTTCTTGGGGCTGATTCCACATAAGAGTTTCAGCTCTCTGCCCAGTGTATATAAAATCTGGTGTGTCCCGCGAGTCTGAACCATGAAGAAATTCGTAACATCTGGCGTCCAACGTGAGGCACAATTTCGCGACACGGGGGCTCGAAGAAGTCAGAGGTTGCAGTCTTGTGAACATAAGACTGAAGGGGGTATAAGACTGCTCTGTAGGTAAGTGAATCCTAGGCAGAGTGATGGGGAATTCTCACACCAATTCCTCAGTGGAGTTCCCAAAATATGTTAAACTACTGCAAACATTATTAGAGGGTTATGGTGTAActgtaaatagtaaaaatattaagttattaattaaaaatataagaaagcattgTTACTGGTTTCAGCTACAAGGAAAAActgctttaagtttaaaaatctgGAACCAAGTAATGAGAGCTTTATGGCATGATCATCAACAAGGAGACACTATTCTTTCTATTTGGtctctttgtaatttaatttctttagctTTGCAGCCATTACAGTCAGATTCTGAATCCTCATGGTCTCTAGTTCATCAGGTAAAGTCTGATATTGATATAGGTTGAGCAGTAACTgttaaaaggagagaagcttgAAGCATTACATCAACTGGTACaaactcaattagaattaggacatatagaagaatcatgatGTCCTTAAAATTCTCCAGTCTttgtaatgaagaaaaaaatctagaaaatggaGAATGcttactgattttctttaatgttttagctacgaTCTTCTgagttattattttgtttcttttttgttctttgcctggaaatgTAGATGAGTGACTCCTGGTGGATCTGATTACAAAATCTCTTAGTGGCcaatgagttttattttcttctcggGAGATTTTGATTAGTTTCATCCATCCttagtctctgtcagaaaatgccctgattaaaatcaggcaggcatcttttaAGTCTGACTGtactctgaaatcccgggtttctctttggtttgtctggtctggtttgtctgattctaatttttgtttagtttttgtttgatgttgtctaaaatgtaatttttaaggcccaaattaagttcttgcatgcaaaaattggaaatgctggctcttatattgaaaaaatagttttattcatatatttttgttttaaaattaaaccttataaggagtgctcatttaaatttaaattgaatataatatagatccttaagacttgctaatttggttaatgcATTGTATGGTGTATTcaaagtattaggattaatcaaagttatgtgttatacttgtgtttctgtgctgaAAATTGTTTGTGTGTAAAGACATGCTCAGATCTGTAAAACTAAGGacttaagtaaaattaagtcattttaagaatttatctcaagctgcttcaggcagttggctgcttgtaaggtCACATcctgaaaaaaaagggggttcCCAAGGAGAGTGGGAATTTGCCTCCTCTGATGACCTAAAATAAACTTAACagtacaaaagacttttagatatagaagctaatgcatctgttattactaagcaacattggTTTTCTTCCTGGCCCACTTAAGTAGTAGTCACTAAGCTACATGGCTCAGGGAAAGTCCCTAACAAaactctaagattttttttttacaatgggaagatatcAAGGGTCATTTGGTCTCtgatgaagaaaaacatttatcttgtaAATAATTCAAGGagcaacttttaaaattacagtctaaactttctaaCAAAGAGGTTTTTATACTCAGTATAACCAAATCCCTGTCAaaactcttaaagagttaaaaacgaTTTGCTCCCAGTATAGAAGTAACTGTCCTTATATGCAGGACCTGCTATCCTCCTTTGcggactctgaatgttttatctcaaaaaatttagagatgttagctcggactgttctttcaaaagtggaatagttacaatttatgacttagtaggaGAACCAGGCTTGTATTTAAGCTAATCAGAATGCTAACGCTAACCTTTctgttaatattacacaagatgaacttttaGACAGGGACAGTTtactaatttacaacagcaatgtaggcaaaatATAGGGGTGAGGATTTactcttatctccacagacaTGAGAGAGcagtagatac is drawn from Saccopteryx leptura isolate mSacLep1 chromosome 1, mSacLep1_pri_phased_curated, whole genome shotgun sequence and contains these coding sequences:
- the PCDH18 gene encoding protocadherin-18 isoform X1 — its product is MNAKMHFRLVFAALMVSFDSGVLGKNLKYRIYEEQRVGSVIARLSEDVADVLVKLPYPSTVRFRAMQRGNSPLLVVNEDNGEISIGAKIDREQLCQKNLNCSIEFDVITLPTEHLQLFHIEVEVLDINDNAPQFSRSLIPIEISESAAVGTRIPLDSAFDPDVGENSLHTYSLSANDFFSIEVRTRTDGAKYAELIVVRELDRELKSSYELQLTASDMGVPQRSGSSILKISISDSNDNSPAFEQQSYIIQLLENSPVGTLLLDLNATDPDEGANGKIVYSFSSHVSPKIIETFKIDSERGHLTLFKQVDYEITKSYEIDVQAQDLGPNSIPAHCKIIIKVVDVNDNKPEININLMSPGKEEICYIIEGDPVDSFVALVRVQDKDSGLNGEVVCKLRGHGHFKLQQSYENNYIILTNATLDREKRSEYSLTVIAEDKGTPSLSTIKHFIVQISDINDNPPRFQRSRYELAISENNSPGAFITTVTATDPDLGENGQVTYTILESFILGNSITTYVTIDPSNGGIYALRIFDHEEVSQISFVVEARDGGSPKQLVSNTTVVLTIIDENDNVPVVIGPALRNNTAEISIPKGAESGFHVTRIRAIDRDSGVNAELSCSIVAGNEENIFLIDPRSCDIHTNVSMDSVSYTEWELSVIIQDKGNPQLHTKILLKCMIFEYGESVTSTAMTSVSQESLDVSMIIIISLGAICAVLLVIMVLFATRCNREKKDTRSYNCRVAESTYQHHPKRPSRQIHKGDITLVPTINGTLPIRSHHRSSPSSSPTLERGQMGSRQSHNSHQSLNSLVTISSNHVPENFSLELTHATPAVEQVSQLLSMLHQGQYQPRPSFRGNKYSRSYRYALQDMDKFSLKDSGRGDSEAGDSDYDLGRDSPIDRLLGEGFSDLFLTDGRIPAAMRLCTEECRVLGHSDQCWMPPLPSPSSDYRNNVFIPGEEFPAQPQQQHPHPGLDDDPQPADSGEKKKSFSTFGKDSPSEEDPGDKSTSSLLSEMSSVFQRLLPPSLDTYSEAGEVDRSNSLERRKGPAPAKTGGYPQGVAAWAASTHFQNPAPNAGPPLGTHSSVQPSSKWLPAMEEIPENYEEDDFDNVLNHLNDGKHELMDASELVAEINKLLQDVRQS
- the PCDH18 gene encoding protocadherin-18 isoform X2; amino-acid sequence: MNAKMHFRLVFAALMVSFDSGVLGKNLKYRIYEEQRVGSVIARLSEDVADVLVKLPYPSTVRFRAMQRGNSPLLVVNEDNGEISIGAKIDREQLCQKNLNCSIEFDVITLPTEHLQLFHIEVEVLDINDNAPQFSRSLIPIEISESAAVGTRIPLDSAFDPDVGENSLHTYSLSANDFFSIEVRTRTDGAKYAELIVVRELDRELKSSYELQLTASDMGVPQRSGSSILKISISDSNDNSPAFEQQSYIIQLLENSPVGTLLLDLNATDPDEGANGKIVYSFSSHVSPKIIETFKIDSERGHLTLFKQVDYEITKSYEIDVQAQDLGPNSIPAHCKIIIKVVDVNDNKPEININLMSPGKEEICYIIEGDPVDSFVALVRVQDKDSGLNGEVVCKLRGHGHFKLQQSYENNYIILTNATLDREKRSEYSLTVIAEDKGTPSLSTIKHFIVQISDINDNPPRFQRSRYELAISENNSPGAFITTVTATDPDLGENGQVTYTILESFILGNSITTYVTIDPSNGGIYALRIFDHEEVSQISFVVEARDGGSPKQLVSNTTVVLTIIDENDNVPVVIGPALRNNTAEISIPKGAESGFHVTRIRAIDRDSGVNAELSCSIVAGNEENIFLIDPRSCDIHTNVSMDSVSYTEWELSVIIQDKGNPQLHTKILLKCMIFEYGESVTSTAMTSVSQESLDVSMIIIISLGAICAVLLVIMVLFATRCNREKKDTRSYNCRVAESTYQHHPKRPSRQIHKGDITLVPTINGTLPIRSHHRSSPSSSPTLERGQMGSRQSHNSHQSLNSLVTISSNHVPENFSLELTHATPAVEVSQLLSMLHQGQYQPRPSFRGNKYSRSYRYALQDMDKFSLKDSGRGDSEAGDSDYDLGRDSPIDRLLGEGFSDLFLTDGRIPAAMRLCTEECRVLGHSDQCWMPPLPSPSSDYRNNVFIPGEEFPAQPQQQHPHPGLDDDPQPADSGEKKKSFSTFGKDSPSEEDPGDKSTSSLLSEMSSVFQRLLPPSLDTYSEAGEVDRSNSLERRKGPAPAKTGGYPQGVAAWAASTHFQNPAPNAGPPLGTHSSVQPSSKWLPAMEEIPENYEEDDFDNVLNHLNDGKHELMDASELVAEINKLLQDVRQS